The DNA window ATTAGTCACTATCATATTCGATAACAAAGGGTTTAATTAGGGAGCTCATGCGGTTTTAGGAATATCACGTAAGTGCATTGCACCATCAAATAGAGATCTAAAGAAACGTGAGGATTGTGAAGGCATCCAAACATGGATTCGGAAAGTTGTGCGAGCTCAGGCGCGAGCTTTGAGATCGACCCGCCACATATCAACAGCTAACGCATTTGATGTTAATTGAAAATGGTAGGTGACATGAGAAGTTTGAattcatcaccccacgaatctgaagtggtgcagatttcaggtggagtgttcttataagggatagcaggttatggagagaagggtgattccgtctatttcttcctaattctcgtgaaaaacggcctggaaaatgcggcgtgtgcacacagctggcgcgctccaatcgaactcgttgtggaagaTAGGGCCGAGACACTCGaggccgtgtcttccgggccgttttttacggcaattaggaaaaaatggatggaatcaccccctcttttaatctgcgatcccgtatacgaatacaagacatgaaacccgtaccaactcagaatcgtggtgtgatgcctttaaggttttaaattcttcatatgttttaaattaaaggcatcactccaatCTGACGCGATATGGATTTTCAATGGTCAATGAATaaacaggatcgtagattgctgAAACGGGTGAAAttctgctcatttcttcctaatcgccgtaaaaaaaactccccTGAAGATGCGacctcgagcgttccggtgcggtattttctacaaggacttctattggagtgcgccagccttctgcacgtgccacatcttctgggccattttttacgccaattagcaaggaATGGAAGGAATCTCCCTATTTCCCACAATCTGCGATCTCGTATGGGCATAACTCCcttgaaacccgtaccacctgaaattcgtgggttgatgccctTTACGACGGTGTAAACGTAAAGGTGAACTAATTGTTTGAGGATTAAGGTAATCACGCGCACGGCCAGCGCAGCCTTACAGTGTaggagaggaggaggaggtcgTTGCTATTGAGTTAAATCTTTGTTCTTGTCTTCCCAGACCGTTTTCACTACACCCGCCTCAGAGTTAAAttagggaaaaagaaaaaaattactgataaACCTTGAATCGAGAGAAGCTGAAAAGCTTGACGGGCTCGGTCGGGTTCCGAACGAACGACGGTATAAACGTAGAGATAAGATTCCATTGATCATCTGAACACAACAAACTTTTTGGATTGTATTGTCAGttatttccaagttttttttcctagattcTCTAACTTGTACTTTCCAGCAATAATTCTTCTCTGttgcaatgaaaattaataggatATAAATAAGTTTCCATCCACAAATTGTCAAATTTTGGGAAGTGAAAATCACGATCTTCAGATTTGGTTGCACTAGAACGTTTTGTGGTAGGTGCGATGGAAAACTGGGGTTTAATAACGTTCAGGTACTCTTAATCATTTTTGAGTATTCAAGAATCACTATAATTGTTTGTTCACTATAATTATTTCAGGGAATTTTCGTTATTGCCTCCATTTTCTATTCATACGGAAAATTTACTACAAAGGAAAATTATAGCTCATGAGCTAGCTCATCAAGTAACAATTACCAGTTATTTGCATCCTATACTACTTATGTTAGCCCTATAAACAgtaatgttatttttcttattttctttttttcgatctgTTTTGTCCTGTAGTCGCTTTCTGATTGCAGTTCCTTTTCCAGCCCATTACATCTGTTCTAGTGCGAAAACAGAGTTggaaaatacttcaaaaaatccttagcggcaaagaaaaaaagctggtgTAGTTTATTATATGCAGATTTTCCTACACTGTAGCTCAGATGCATCCAAAACAAGTTAGCGTTGACGAAGTGATAGTAATTCCTTTAGGAATTTGATGACTGATCCATCTTTCAAAGGAGCAAAACTCGCTAATCTCGATTCACGAACATCTAAAAAGCTTCCAACTTTTCCCAGTTTGTAAATACGGGTCCACAACCACCTGTAAACGGCTGGTATATTGAAATTGAACTGAGACCCTATAGATGCTACTTTTCTACCGTTTACTTGCTGTACATTTATTAGTGTCTttctttgaaggcatcaccccgcgaatctgaggtggtacggatttcaggtggagtattcgtgtacgggatcgtagattatgaagaggtaggtgattccgtccattccttctaattggcgtaaaaaatggcctggaaaaatggaaaatggaaaaatagcgcgccggaaagCTCGAGGCCGTAtattccgggctgttttttacggcaatcaggaagaaatggatggaatcactcccctctctttaatctacgatcccgtttacgagtactccacctgaaatccgtaccacctcagaatcgtggggtgatgcctttaacaagtaTTTCTGCCACATTAACCAACTTCTCCTGATGTTTAACTACGTAGTAGTTTTATCAGCACCATTCCTTCatgctcatttaaaaaaagaatatttgaaatagaTTGTGTCTCGCCACACCACTCTCTTTGTTCGGTTccgtttaaaattaaatttccgTGGTTTCAGAAAAACCGATTTTGTGGAGGTGAGTAGACCAAAAGAGATCCATGAAGTCCGATGTTATCAACTAGTTGCCATTTTTCTGACCTTAGCGCCCCGCTTTCCTTCCTCCCATTCTCCATTTCATTTTAGCTGGACCTCACACTGTTACCATAGACCACAGAACTGAAGTTATTTGGTAGTTATTTGACCATGgtgtgcagaagaaaaaatctcaaacaatTTAAGAGAATCATGTTTTAGCATCCGTTCACAGTTCCGTCCCAACGATTGCCATTGGAACTAATCTCGTGTCCGAGCCACCTAATTTTACTCTCCAAGGCAAATGCGGCAGCTTCTCTGAATAATGAATGAACTTTGAGTCTCTCCTCTCAATTGCGTAAAGCGgaatactcctagcatcaccctttcaattgCGTTTTCTATAACGCTGATCGCATTCTCCTCCTTGTTAAACGCttaggtttctgaagcatataCCAAAGCCGGAAGTACGGTTAAAGAGAGAAGCATGGGGCCGAACGGCTCGATCCTATTGTATACTCTGCAAGCTGCTGGTTTCCTCTCGTTTAGCTCGGTGGTCAGGTCGTTTATCATGTTCATTTACCGATCTAGGCGGTTTCTCATAAACATGTTCTTGTCCACGCTGAGGTGGAGACAGATTAGTATTTCACACCTTTCGTCGAATTCGCCCAACATTCGTTGCGCTTGGTTGATGCTTGATATTATCAAAACAATGTCATCAAGGAAACTAAGGTGGTGTAACTGCAAAACTTCAACTCAAATGAATGTTCAGGTAAAAATCGACTACACGCAATATATTTATCCCACCATTTGGTCCATCTAACTGCGTTTGGAACTGTAACTGAGGAAGAAAACTAGAAGAGAACATAGAACTACCAGTCATTCGCCGTTTCTCTCTTCATACCTCTTCATTCTCCTTCTAAATGCTTTCGCAATGCATTTGTTAGCAGTACTGCACATTATTACAATAGACCACAAAACTCAAGTTGGTGCTCACCTTGATTTGCcgaacaaaaatttcaagtaaATCAGATGTGAACATCCTCTGAGATTAACAAAAGAAACCACTCAAATTTTGCCATGTTTTCCCATGGATAAAGAAAACGTGAAATTGCAAGAATAAAATAGCAATGCAttgcttttgaaagaaaaaaaaacatatgtgaACAGcaggaaaaccaaaaacaaaacttaataaaaatttagtgGTTTGGTAATTTGGTCACCATGAACTGGTGGGATGAGTTATGGCTCAAAGAAGGTTTCGCTAGTTACTTTGAAAACATAGAACTGAATGAGAACAGGGACATGCGAATTGTGAGTTGttgcagttttctttctttctcctgcTTCATGACATCTTTTCCAGAGCAAAACCGAGCACGTTACCAGTTTTAATTCTCCAATGAAGAAAGATTCCCTTGCTGCAAGTCGTCCACTTTCGTCTATTATAGACATACCATTGGAGATATACGGGTCATATGATAGCTTATCTTATTCTAAAGGAGGCATTATCATTGCCATGATCCGTGACGTTGTCGGGGAGCAAAACTTCAGGAAAGCATTGATTGTATGTTCTCTTTTTCGTTGAACAcgcttcatttgttttgtagaaGGTGCAGAGTTTGTACAAAACATTAGAACAAACTCGGCAAAGGACTTATGTGATTAATACAATCTCAATGATATCAAATAAGCTTGGAAAACAGTAGCCACTTAGAAGTAACTGATGCTTTATTTAAACAGTCATCTTTTAAATTGCAGTTTCTTAGTGAGTTTAATTTTGAGTGTTTCGTTCTAGGTTCTAGGTATTCACTTATAGGTTTTCGTTACAAAAACATCCCCAGTAAATCTGTgtcaatggtttttttctcatatgcaAGGATCCCTCAGGGTGACTTAGAAAGAAGGTATTCCAAACTAGTTGcagctgcatttttttctttctccaagCTTCGTGGTTATACCTAGTGCGGTCGGTAGCATCTGGCTCAAGGAAGTTCAAGTGAACTGATTACGACGTCACGAGCGGGAATAACTATGCGAGAATCAAAGACTAGTTAGCCTGTTTCTGACTTCTCGGAGTATTTCAATGTCCCCTGCGGGATCCTtgcatatgagaaaaaaacgactgaCACAGATGCACTGGGGACGTTTTTGTAACGAAAACCTATATGTAAATACTTAGAACCTAGAACGAAACACTCAAAATTGAGCTCACTAACAATCTGCAATTTCAAAGGTGATTGTTTAAGTAGAGCATCAGTACAGAGTCAGATTTTGAAGATTTAGTTCATTTTATGTGGGATCACTTCTCTAAATAATTATTCGAATACAGCATCACAATGGTGCGCTAAAGAACGGTTTTACCAAATGCGGCATAACTCGGAACgctatttccaaaaaaatccaatttgcAAAGTCGTTCAAGTAATGGTGAACTGTATGGAAATGGTGACTTACAGTAGGTTGGAAATGCAGGTACATACAACAACAGCATGACATCAGTAATGTAAAGGACATGGAACGGAAATGTTCTGTTCAGTGAAGTCCAACAGTAATTGATAAGACGTTTACAAGCTTTGTAGgtaacctttttttaaagacattcatttttcctacctttaaaggaatcacctcacgaatctggggtggtgcgggtttctggtgggttatgcctatgtgGAGTCGTAcgttatggagagaagggtgattccgtctatttctttctaatttccgtaaaaaaacggcccggaagatacgactttgAGTGTTGTGGTGCGCTACTTtgtacaacgagttcgactggagctgatcctccggaccgttttttacggcaattaggaagaaatgaaaggaatcaacctcctcttcataatctacgatgccttataggaactctccacctgaaattcgcaccaccccagattcgtggggtgatgcctataaGCTCAAAAATGATGTGCACGATAAACTTCGCCTCCAAACTGGTCATCTAAACTCCCGTTGTTCTTAAAAATGATCGAGCTGACATCAGTAACCCCTTCATTAACCTCGACCGCGTTCAGGAGTTCCACATTGGCTGCTCTTTTCGCGAATACTACGAAAAGCAGTAAATTCTTTGTGAAACATTCTGACCAACGGGTTAGAAGTCTTCCTGTACCGCGATAATGTCGCGTAGAATCAAGTGTCTTCGATCATCAACTCATTGTTGCAGGAGCATGACATTATTTTACTCGTATTCTTATAGAACTGTTGATACAAGCCTAAACCGATTTCAGCACTACCTCAAAAAATTCTCCTTCGAAAACACACGCGGCGATGATCTCTGGGAGGCTTTCGACGAAGTTGTCGAAGGAGCTGAAGGTCCCGACGGAGGAAAACTGAGTATGGTTGATTTCGGACCTCAGTGGTCAAAACAGGTGCTTGGTTAGTATTTTCCCTATACTATACATATTTCGAGAAGAATTTACTGTAGATGGGTTTTCCACTTGTAACTGTCGAGCATTTTAACTCTACAACGCTGAGGATAAGGCAGGAAAGATACATGAAAGTCCCTCATGCAACTGAACTACGGAAGtatagaaattcaaaatacGGGTAATAACGACTAAATACAAAGGAAAGCGTAACTTTCACGATGTTAAACATTTCTAGGTACAAATGGGATGTTCCTCTATGGTATCAGTGGGATGACAAACAAGTATACTACAAGTGGTTAAAAAGAGGTGCTCAAATGTGTACCTTTTgcaattttgatttcttttaaacacccttttgttcatttcttcctgtgcGAAAAATGCAGacattctgattttttttcttgtacgtATCAGTCTGAACGTCTGAGAGATACCGGTCTACCCGGCTTTTAACGGTGTTCCATCCACTCGCCATCGGTTGTCAACAACAATTTAAAGCAGGAAactttttgcaaatttctatTTCGAATAAAAGTGGTCTTTGCTGCTACTAACCCttttattcgcttttttttttggaaataaaagcAGCAAAGCAAAATTCTGCGGTCCTCATGTTAAATGTGGAATCACATTTTAAGAAATACTTGTTTGATTTCACATTATTACCTCGATACCGTCATAGAAATACTGGAAATCTGAAtgatttgtaaaaaaagaatgagagtAATGAATAGACGAATAGATTAGATGgttccaaaaaattttgatgGTCCTCAAGATGACAAATCGGAAGTTAATTTTGAAGGCGAATACGTTCAacttcaaaaacttcaaaaacgtAGGATTAAGAGTTCGAAATAGGACCGTAAGCTCCAGGTGTTGAGTACCAGCCCTTAGCTGTTTGGCCATTGGATTGTTACTGTAGAAAGAGCTTACGGCAACGGATTTCGTTATCGTTGCGCCTCGCGATTTCGTGCACAATCATGACATGTGTAGTCATACCTAATCGTATTTTTCGGGAATACTTGTACCTCAGAGTTAGTTACCTCAAAGTGTACCATAAAAAAGCTCTGCCATAGACTAAACAGTGCTTCTCAACAGATCAAATTCTGAAAATCTCATTCTAACATTTTGAGAAGCACAAACCATTAGGAGCACTATTAGAAACAACAGTAACATTGTAACTTTACATTGTTATTTCATGCATGCTGGTTATCAAGATATCCGTATGATTCAGAATCAGCAGAACCAGGTAGTCAATACATTTTTTCCCTAAGAAAAATTTACCTGGAGGCGCTTTTAGTCAACATtagaatgaacaaaaaacagtAGTCGAAATAATCTTTCCTATAAGATGAATTGCAGAAGAGCCGTTGTATTTGGATCGCAAAGATGCCCCCATTGTCATAAATGTGGACAGACGCGGATATTTCGTTCAAAACTATGATTCTGATGGTTGGAAGCGCATTATAAGACAGTTCGATGAAAACCATAGGGTAAGTGTCTTCTTGAATGCAGTGTTGTCAAGCAACTAGCATGAACGTCCGACTAACGCCGAACCTCAGACTTCTGGTGGTGCTCGCTTCTTTCGCTTCAGTGATTgatgaaaattctaaaaaagtaGCACTCTCTTCAAATTTATACCCCATaattgaaattgtttttaaacAGCACCTTCAccgctcttttttcaaaactgtcGGCATGAAAAAGTTTCACAATTTTGTTGGTAAAAGTGTTTGTACTACAGTCAAAGAATAcccaaacttgattttacgaCTGTAGCCATCGATGCCGCtgctaattttaaaataaagaattagttttattcatatttcccATGACAATTCTTCACCGCCACTATAAATTACTGGTGCCAGCGCACCAGTGCGAAGCGGGGAAACCTTACACCGTTTTAAGGCTTTCTAGCTCTGGCGCATTAATTCGACGATGGGATCCACCTGTCTCTGCATTCTGGGATTTCGTTTCGTATCATTCAATCTTGACAGACTACGTTCGTAACCAAACAAGATGATGTTTCAACGTTGGAACATGACAAAACAACCAAATCTTTTCATATTCAAAACTTCTTGCTGTTATCTACTAGGCCGTCGTACTTTTAATCCATAACAATTTTGAACGTCCTACCAACTTCAACTGCTGTAGCTCCACTGCTTTTTCTTGTGCTTGCTTACATCTTTTATCTGATACTTTACTTCAACAAATCTCAACCGTAGAGGTAACTCAAaacaagcaaagaaaaaaataaaaactgcaaaaaaaagtcttcttcATTCAATCACTACTTTTGAACTATTATCGTATTatctattatctattattatctatAGTCTACTATTATCACCACACTGTTTTCGCGTTCAGTGAATCCTAGAGGATTCGCAACAACGTGACTTCGTACTGTAATCATTTGATGAGGCATCCACTCGTCTACACTTGGCGAAATGGTGAAGCAAGAAGGCAGCTGATATATGTAGATGATACTTTGGCGGGAAGTAAAGGGAAGTATCATCAGGAATGTGTTTGCTTCTGAATGTTAAGATTTTGTTGGAAATCAATCCGCAACCACATTGACAACTTCTAATCAGGGTTTCGGATGTGCAACGATAACTAGTGAATATATTAAAGGCCTCactccgcgaatctgaggtggtacagatttcaagtggagtactcgtacacgggatagtagattatggagatagggtgattccgtccatttcttcctaattgccttaaaaaacggtttggaagatacggctccgggcgttctggcgcactactttctacgaGGAGTCTGagtggagcgcgccggccttgtgcggtgccgaatcttccgggccgtttttttaccgcaattagtaagaaatggacggaatcaccctcctctccataatcttacttagatacttagatggcccgtcttcactggacgtgtgGGCctcagcatctcttccactcgtttcgttccctcgccattgtcatccaagatgttctcaagtttcgtgagtgacgttgacgaagtccttgagccatatccagctgagctctcagctggtccatccgtgtagcgaacacgtcaccccatctcacTGGCGATCTCCCTcggggggcgtttagcgtcccttgggatccactctagcgttcttttagtccatctatccatcttctcatgatgtgaccggcccatctatgttttgctttcgatacatattccgatgggtcgcgaagacgtgacattcctcttaagtcagagctgcgaagaccggctaggtgttgtgttcgccggttaaacttcagaagacatctctcaagggctctgtgggtagtaaatAGCTTCCTagtggcagcggtgtccgcccacgtctccgctgcgtaacagagcgctagaagaactgtcgagtcgaacacaTGGGCatgaagatcttggtccgtcagttggtccgtagcttccctgacggctgcgaatgctacccatgctgctctcattcttttattcagttcttccttcaagtcgttttccatgttcatagaacgtccaaggtatacgtatgacgaagtttccacgatttgggagccttcaagttgtactcctccgtcctcgcagtaggtgtttttcatgaactgtgtcttcttcctgtttattcgcaatcctattctcttccctgcttcgttcaattcgttgagcatcgtttctgcttcattggtttCTCTTcttgctcgaaaagagaacgatgtcgtccgcgaaacgaaggttcgaaagaaatcttccatcaacacgtatgccccattcttcccaggatagtgatatcattatccattgcaatgcagccgttaacagcttcggcgatatagtatcgccttgtcgtaccccctttccaatgggtatggtgagagggcggtggaaaagctgtatcctagtcgtgcatcgatcgtagcaattggctaatgtcctcacatacgacgcgtccacaccttgatcgaccagcgctgacagtattgcattggtttatacgctgtcaaaggctttctcatagtcgacgaaggtcagaacaaggggcaggcggtattcttggcaaacctctatgaccttcgacacggtctggatgtggtacaagcagctgaacccctggcggaatccagcatgttcttgaggctgggcttcatccagcgtcctagatatgcgcgtgaggatgatcttggtgaatactttgtataacacgctcagcaagcatatcggacggtagttccgaaggtgcacgatcgatcggaggttcgaccTAGTACCcaccaagcctctcatctcccgctgacttcacacatcggctaacgcccgcaagtcattgtataggccattcacacgttcgtaaacctcaaacgattctgaattgaagtgaacgtgggggcgcatcccaagcgaattacgccagaaactttatcctttatcctttaatttcaTCGACATTCTGCGCCTGCGGTAGAGCAGAAACTAGGAGCATATTACGTATAAAAGGATTTTCCTGAGCCAGAACTCACTACCTAATTAAAAGGTGGATATATAATAGCTTCGATTTGTTCGCCTTGCAGATGACAAAGTGAGGTATTCAGTCAGGGAGTGGAGGGAATAATGAGTTTGGTAAGAAAGAAGTTTGTGTTACCACAACACAAAATTCGttcttaaaaaatgaagttcaaGCCtttcgcgattttttttcagaaataagctTGAACGCGCGcattttgtgcaaaaattcATCATTATAATACGGATGGGAAAGCGAAACATAAAGCCTTCAAGTATACGAGTCAGGGACGAAAAATGCAGTCAGAACGAAAACTGGGTCTCCGGAATACTTATTTGGAGGAAACTCTTTACTATTTATAGGTTTACAGCTCACACACAAGATATACAGTTATCAGCGACGCCTTCAATGCTGCTTTAATTGGTCGGCTAGACTATAAAACTGTATTCGCACTGTTGAAATATTTATCTAAAGAAGAGGTAGGTTAGGTTTTTAAAATTGATAAGCTAGCATTTTCTGTTTGCTTGCACTTCTCTGATTGAACATCTGAATATAGGCGTTTGAGAATCACTGACACTCTTTTCTGCCAGTGAGCATGAGGAGTAGGGCCAATGTTGATAAAAATGGCAGCAatcacaatttgaaaaaataaaacaattgaGTAACAGTGTTCGATAAGAGCGTCAGTCTTTTATTAAAATGAAGTACAGTATCAGTATCGCTCCTCTTCGAGTTCGTAGTGCATGGAGTAGCAATTCAATCCCTAAAAATTATAGATGTGTATAGTCATTGATAAAGCCGTAAATCGAGCAAATTgcaacaaaaaggaaattgcGAAAACCATTGCCTCATCGAACAACGGTGCGTGGAAAGTACTGTGATTTGCGAGATggtaggaaaaagaagagacagAAGATTCTGATTCTTTCGTGCAAGAAATGCTAACCCTGTTCTACAAAGAAACACGGCTTGCTTTGCAGCACAGTTTGAAACATTGGGGGAACATACTTGAGCAAAGGAGCAAGTATATCAGTTGGGCCACCTACATTGCTTAGGATAGGACGTACATTGAATACCTCTGGATCTTCTGGGAGAAGAGAGTATATGTGTTTTTGTAAGCACGTATAGAACCGGGCACGTTTTTCGTGACTCGTGTTCATTATCTTATGTAACGTCGCTGCCTTTCCGGTTTCGACACACACTCTACTGAGATGGCGACTTTATTTTATGGACTCTTCACGCGAAGAAGAGAGGTAGAATGTAGCATCCAAGTGTTTCTGAATGATAACCGTGTCTAATTCGCGTGATATAACTACGAACTCTCCTCCATTATCGCTGTTAATGACCTGcttaaaaatgttaaataataatgagGACTGTGAACAATCCTGGGTCTTGCTTCACAT is part of the Necator americanus strain Aroian chromosome V, whole genome shotgun sequence genome and encodes:
- a CDS encoding hypothetical protein (NECATOR_CHRV.G20971.T1), which gives rise to MEDFFRTFVSRTTSFSFRARRETNEAETMLNELNEAGKRIGLRINRKKTQFMKNTYCEDGGVQLEGSQIVETSSYVYLGRSMNMENDLKEELNKRMRAAWVAFAAVREATDQLTDQDLHAHVFDSTVLLALCYAAETWADTAATRKLFTTHRALERCLLKFNRRTQHLAGLRSSDLRGMSRLRDPSEYVSKAKHRWAGHIMRRWIDGLKER